TACGACCTTGTAAATATACCGGTGGCACCATAAGAGGTGAAGGACAAACCATTGGCGAATTGAACCGGGAGTTTTGGCAAAAGCGCCCATATTGCAAATTCTGCCAGTGGCTAGCAAAATCACTATTTAGAATGTCGGTTTTGTGCTCCAATGGCTCAATAGAAGCAGTCCTTATCATAGAATTAGTACTTAAAACCTCAGATTGATCAATTCCATCCGATGAATCAAAGTTCTGACCAGAATCGCTGTTATCTGCGCCCTCCTCAACACTGAATTGACTTGTTGATGCCTCAGAAGTTCCTGCCTCAGAAGGAAAGTTGTAAACTGGAAGCATTGTAACAAATGGAACTGGTGGCCCTGTGGGATAAAATGCAAATGGAACAAGCCCTGAACTATCTGTAGTTCTTTGCCTTGAACCAGGTCCCAAGAGCACAGGAGCCATAGAGAGCAATGACTCAGATCCACTCGTCTGTGCTGTTTCAAATCCAGGAATCTGATGCCTTGGAACATGCACAGCAGAAGCAGATTGAAGTCCTATGCTTCTTTCTATTATTTCAGGGCTGATAGTGGACGGTGGATTCCATTCTTTAGTTTCATCATCTCCCTGGTTGGAGGAATGTTCAGAAACATTCTTACCTTTACCATAAACAGCAGATGGAACTGTAGAAGAAGCTGTTTTCCTATTTCTCTTTTCCCTTGTTGATTTTGATGCCTTTGCAGGTGATCCCTCCCACGAACTCTCAGAAGAGGTTTTACTTCTCAGAGAGCTAGTATTCACAGTAGGAAAGGACCTTGAACCCGCAACTCTGTCATCAAAGGAAACTTCAGTGCCTCTGCTTTCTTGATAAGGGAAAGCATCTAGATGATCTTCCCTCACTGACCCTCGAGATTCTTTGGAGAACTTCTGTTGAACTCTCAAAGAGCTAGCAGAGCCACTTATTAGGGATGAAGGAGCGAAGTTATAACTAGCTGAAGTAGATTGCTGCTTATCATCCGATTGATGCATTTCAAAGCTTCCATTGTCAAGATCAATCCCACTGGGGGAGCTCCTCTCTGGCTCATGCCAGAAATCACGATCAGCCTCAATGGCATTCATATCCAAGGAACCAAAATGCTCATTCCGAGGTTCAACAGAATCTTCTGTATTGGAGGTCAACCCTATGCCAGGAAAATAATGAGGAAAGTGCATATTTGTGCCCCATGGGTTGTCCATCAATGGTATATTTGCAGGTAGCATTCCACCCAAATTTCTCTGGGGCGCATATTCCATTGATGCTAGAACAGAAGGTGAGATTGGAAAAGGTATGTGATTTGATGCTAAATTTGGCGGAAGGTGAACTTGTCCATTAAAACCAAGACCTGCAGAAGATGCTATCATGTTCACAAAATCTTGATCTTCCTGATGCATGTGCTGTGCCCCAAGGACAGAAGCAAATTCTTCACCAGTACCAACCATGCCAGAATCATCATGGTAACTGTTTGAAACACTGTTTGTATCAGCAGCAGTTGTACCAGGGTTTTGACGGGATGAGATATGTCTAATGGATGAAGGATCATCAGTTGAAGATCTAAGACCATGGCTTCCCAAGGTATCAGATTCCACATTTTTCCTCCGGTTGTTATCCAACCTAGCAGATGAGGTCTGGCCTTTTCCAGTTTCTTGGGCTCTGTTACGCCTACCCTGAAATGGAACTTCACCATATGTCTCTGTAAGTGCGGGACTAGAACGCGTTCTTGCCAAAGGATACCTTCCCTGGAGGTCACTGACCAAGTTATCAGGTTTAGATATTCTTAGATTTTTCTCAGCATGCGAGCCATAATTGGAACTGCTTTTTTCCCTTCTAGGTTGATCAGACGTCCTTGTATTATTAGGGTTAACATAAGTCTTTTGGCTTTGACTATGAGAAACTGCAGCAACTTCACTACTTCTCGATGAGCTTTCTAAGAGGGAATTACCAGATTGAGAGGGAACTGTACGTGCACCAGGAGCCACATCAACTTGAGCTTCACGAGCAGAAGTTTTGCTGTTTGAATTGCTATTGTGATGATCAGATCCATGTGATACATCAGGAGCTGGCAATCTCAAGCGCCATAAATCATTCTTTGGAGCATCAGGACGCAGTCCACTACCATGTCTATCCCAGGTGTTCATAAAGAATTGATTTACTTCAAAATGTATGTCTTCTTTTGGGCAATCAAGTAACCTTGCCAGCCTTTTAGCACCAAATGCAAATGCACTACGTATCCTAAAGAAGTTGCCTGGAAAATTATGCATTACATAAAGagtataaaattactaatgaTACAAAATGATTAGCATGAGTTCAAACTGAGAGGGAAAGGGCATGAGCACTCTTAACAGCTTTAAGCATTTATGAAAGAAATTTGTTGTTTGCTTCAAAAAACTTGACTCCAGTAATATATACCTCAGGAGTTAACTACTCAAGTGATATTGCtccaagaaaaggaaaaaaatgctCCATTCTCACATAACTTTTTTCTCCAGTTCGGTAAGCATTCTCTTAATCCATAGCTTATTATTTTGATCCAATATagtattttcttaataatgcAACTACCACAAAATAACCTAAATACATGAATTATCTAACGTCTTTCCATTACATACATGTGTAAGTAGGTGTTCACAAAGTGAATAATGGAACACAATCACTTTCCATGgttagaaacaaaattaagcTATAGTAGACAAAAGAGTCCTTAAAAAATCCTACTACTGAAACCCTAATGCAggatacaaaagaaaaacagaaatagTAATTgtaattgtaaaattaattattcagcCATCTTTCTCCTTGACCCTTTTCTGAACAGATTTGAACAACTTGATAAATGTGCAGCCAGGAGGTGCAACCCATGTAACAAATAAGAGAAATGATTTTATGAGACAACAAAATCAATGAATCAAAGCATTAGCAAGATGATGACTAAGCTAAACGACCTAAGACACCTATCTGCAAAGCAGAGAGAAGGCTTATCCCTCAAATATTAACGcatttgcttttttttttttttagttttctttttccaaatcCATTTTGTTCACGTATATTACTTCATATTGCAAATTCATAAAGGCATTGAAGACAATAGTTAAAAGACACATGGATATAAACCACCATCGTTCTATTTAAATACCTTTACTCACACTACGACCAAGGTTGTTGTTTACACGCAAAGGATCAATGACATTGAAGTGTTTGGATGTGAAAGTTTGTCCTTGACTTTCTGGGCCACCAGGAGAAACAGCATATACTGCGCCGCAGGCTTTGAGAAATAACTTGCTAAGCAGTAACTCTCCACCGTCCTTTCGAGGAGGTTCCGCTGCAAAGCATTTCATAAAATAGTTGCTACTTGTTAACAGGAAAAACACTTTCTGAAAGCtgaaacattaaaataaaagtcttGGAGCAATTAGATATATACCTGTTACATCTGGTAGTGAACTAATGGGCACAGGACCCCAGAGGCTAACACAAAAATTGTCCCAATCAAACTTACTGAAGAACTCGAGAAAACGATATAGGACCTAGACATGCAGTAAACAATAAAATCAgataaatggaaaaaaaaaaaaaaaaaaaaaaagaagaggaagaagaaggaataCAGCAACATAAAAAGTTCAATGTATGAAAAGCCACCTCAAGGGGTCCAGCAAATGAATTGTTGAAAACATGAAATATATAGAGAACTAAGGTTTCCAGAGCATAAGTGGAAATCAACCCATGGTGAGCACCCAAGATACGGCTCTCATAATAACACCATGCCTTTATCAATATAATGCTCTTCTTGAATAAATGGTCTTGATTTATCAAATGATCAACCTACACAAGCAAATAATCAAATTGTCTCACAcaatagaaattttaacaTATGTTGTAGCTTCCTAGTCAGAGATACTGTGAGATATTTACCCAACACACTACTAACCTCCTCAAGGAAACAAAGGGTACATAGCCCACCAAGCTGATCGAAAGATATGTCCACCACAATATTTTCCACAAGACACTTTATTATCTTCACCTGTATGTACATTCAAATAAAAGGACATCAGACCTATCATAAGACTTTACACTGTATAACACAAGAATGAAAGCTGtttcaaaaaaattgattGACATCCACAGGTTATCATTTATGGTAGAAAACTCTCAGTGCAAGCTTCTTACCAAATAAAAGACTATCACAATAAGTActttgaaaataaaactatgttaaaatttaataacaataagTGGCTGCTCAGAATTCAAAACAAATAACCAATTAAAGAATGGAAGTCAAGAGAATGAGGCAAGCGCCTCAAGCGTCTAGCCACTTAGCAACTCGGTCCAGAAACCTGCCTATGCCTATTCAGTGCTTATGTGAGGCACTTCTGCAGCATCTTGCAAGGTAAGTGGATAGCTTTCCCTTACCCATATGATTTTGTGGAGAATATATTGATTAATGAATGCATAAGTGGCTTATAGTCATTGGATATAATGTTAGCTTTCCTGTTACTTTTCCATTGCAATTCTGTTAGAGGGATGAATTACGTCACATTATCCTATTAGCTAATTGATTCTTGGATTCTTCTGTATAAAGATCAGCTCACTAGTTATGTACCCGTTATAGTGATTGTTCACAAGAACCTATATCATTCTCTCTCATCTTTTCTTaagttctctctctctctcatttttttttctagccAAAGCAGACAATTTCCAGTTGGATAacatattgaaattaattaaaagtttttaaaggcgaaaaaaaatgaagaaagcgAGAAGAAGACTATAAGAAATCTGTAATGAGTAACAGAAGGGACCTACTTCTGCCTGAATGTACTGAACCTCTTTCACACGGAATTCAGCATTCTCGTTCTTCTCTTCATTCTCCAGCACATCACGAACCTGATGAGCCCAGGTCTCTTTCATAGATTGACCCTCACTGAAGGCTGTTAAGTCGATGTCTCCATCTGGCAAATAAGTCTTGAGCGGTACAGACCCAAAAGTAAACACCTGTAAACAATAACAATCATGAATAATAACATGTTAAGAAGCAAATACTTCTGCAAAATTGGGGGAAAAAAAACTGAAAGAGCTACAGCATATGCATATCCTCTTCAGGACAATGCTAATACTAAACCAGCATATGCATATCCATCAAATGGTGTCAATGCATATTACGTACAATTCCCATTTCTATTTGCTTCCACCAAGCACATGTGCTTACTTCACTTACACATGACCCACGCCAATCAGAAATGAGATATTTTTTAGTTGGACCGACACAATCATTCATAGAATATA
The Ricinus communis isolate WT05 ecotype wild-type chromosome 1, ASM1957865v1, whole genome shotgun sequence DNA segment above includes these coding regions:
- the LOC8282120 gene encoding uncharacterized protein LOC8282120 isoform X5 — protein: MGEHERVLPNGLLPNEAASVIRVLDSERWAKAEERTAELIDCIKPNEPSERRRNAVADYVERLITKCFPCRVFTFGSVPLKTYLPDGDIDLTAFSEGQSMKETWAHQVRDVLENEEKNENAEFRVKEVQYIQAEVKIIKCLVENIVVDISFDQLGGLCTLCFLEEVDHLINQDHLFKKSIILIKAWCYYESRILGAHHGLISTYALETLVLYIFHVFNNSFAGPLEVLYRFLEFFSKFDWDNFCVSLWGPVPISSLPDVTAEPPRKDGGELLLSKLFLKACGAVYAVSPGGPESQGQTFTSKHFNVIDPLRVNNNLGRSVSKGNFFRIRSAFAFGAKRLARLLDCPKEDIHFEVNQFFMNTWDRHGSGLRPDAPKNDLWRLRLPAPDVSHGSDHHNSNSNSKTSAREAQVDVAPGARTVPSQSGNSLLESSSRSSEVAAVSHSQSQKTYVNPNNTRTSDQPRREKSSSNYGSHAEKNLRISKPDNLVSDLQGRYPLARTRSSPALTETYGEVPFQGRRNRAQETGKGQTSSARLDNNRRKNVESDTLGSHGLRSSTDDPSSIRHISSRQNPGTTAADTNSVSNSYHDDSGMVGTGEEFASVLGAQHMHQEDQDFVNMIASSAGLGFNGQVHLPPNLASNHIPFPISPSVLASMEYAPQRNLGGMLPANIPLMDNPWGTNMHFPHYFPGIGLTSNTEDSVEPRNEHFGSLDMNAIEADRDFWHEPERSSPSGIDLDNGSFEMHQSDDKQQSTSASYNFAPSSLISGSASSLRVQQKFSKESRGSVREDHLDAFPYQESRGTEVSFDDRVAGSRSFPTVNTSSLRSKTSSESSWEGSPAKASKSTREKRNRKTASSTVPSAVYGKGKNVSEHSSNQGDDETKEWNPPSTISPEIIERSIGLQSASAVHVPRHQIPGFETAQTSGSESLLSMAPVLLGPGSRQRTTDSSGLVPFAFYPTGPPVPFVTMLPVYNFPSEAGTSEASTSQFSVEEGADNSDSGQNFDSSDGIDQSEVLSTNSMIRTASIEPLEHKTDILNSDFASHWQNLQYGRFCQNSRFNSPMVCPSPLMVPPVYLQGRIPWDGPGRPLLTNMNIFSQLVNYGPRLVPVAPLQSVSNRPAGVYQHYVDEIPRYRSGTGTYLPSPGHLISLLDRQAKGIIQ
- the LOC8282120 gene encoding uncharacterized protein LOC8282120 isoform X3, with the translated sequence MGEHERVLPNGLLPNEAASVIRVLDSERWAKAEERTAELIDCIKPNEPSERRRNAVADYVERLITKCFPCRVFTFGSVPLKTYLPDGDIDLTAFSEGQSMKETWAHQVRDVLENEEKNENAEFRVKEVQYIQAEVKIIKCLVENIVVDISFDQLGGLCTLCFLEEVDHLINQDHLFKKSIILIKAWCYYESRILGAHHGLISTYALETLVLYIFHVFNNSFAGPLEVLYRFLEFFSKFDWDNFCVSLWGPVPISSLPDVTAEPPRKDGGELLLSKLFLKACGAVYAVSPGGPESQGQTFTSKHFNVIDPLRVNNNLGRSVSKGNFFRIRSAFAFGAKRLARLLDCPKEDIHFEVNQFFMNTWDRHGSGLRPDAPKNDLWRLRLPAPDVSHGSDHHNSNSNSKTSAREAQVDVAPGARTVPSQSGNSLLESSSRSSEVAAVSHSQSQKTYVNPNNTRTSDQPRREKSSSNYGSHAEKNLRISKPDNLVSDLQGRYPLARTRSSPALTETYGEVPFQGRRNRAQETGKGQTSSARLDNNRRKNVESDTLGSHGLRSSTDDPSSIRHISSRQNPGTTAADTNSVSNSYHDDSGMVGTGEEFASVLGAQHMHQEDQDFVNMIASSAGLGFNGQVHLPPNLASNHIPFPISPSVLASMEYAPQRNLGGMLPANIPLMDNPWGTNMHFPHYFPGIGLTSNTEDSVEPRNEHFGSLDMNAIEADRDFWHEPERSSPSGIDLDNGSFEMHQSDDKQQSTSASYNFAPSSLISGSASSLRVQQKFSKESRGSVREDHLDAFPYQESRGTEVSFDDRVAGSRSFPTVNTSSLRSKTSSESSWEGSPAKASKSTREKRNRKTASSTVPSAVYGKGKNVSEHSSNQGDDETKEWNPPSTISPEIIERSIGLQSASAVHVPRHQIPGFETAQTSGSESLLSMAPVLLGPGSRQRTTDSSGLVPFAFYPTGPPVPFVTMLPVYNFPSEAGTSEASTSQFSVEEGADNSDSGQNFDSSDGIDQSEVLSTNSMIRTASIEPLEHKTDILNSDFASHWQNLQYGRFCQNSRFNSPMVCPSPLMVPPVYLQGRIPWDGPGRPLLTNMNIFSQLVNYGPRLVPVAPLQSVSNRPAGVYQHYVDEIPRYRSGTGTYLPSPVSIRDRHTSNTRKGNYSYDRNDHHGDREGNWHVNPKPRAAGRPSRGQAEKLSSRLDRLAANESRTDRTWGSHNRHDTFSSYQSQNGPNRQNSQSGSTMAYGMYPVNPGGVSSNGPNFPPVLMLYPYDQSAGFGNPAEQLEFGSLGPVGFSGVNELSHSNEGSRSSGGFEDQRFHGSSGQRSSPDQPSSPHFQRSAG
- the LOC8282120 gene encoding uncharacterized protein LOC8282120 isoform X2; its protein translation is MGEHERVLPNGLLPNEAASVIRVLDSERWAKAEERTAELIDCIKPNEPSERRRNAVADYVERLITKCFPCRVFTFGSVPLKTYLPDGDIDLTAFSEGQSMKETWAHQVRDVLENEEKNENAEFRVKEVQYIQAEVKIIKCLVENIVVDISFDQLGGLCTLCFLEEVDHLINQDHLFKKSIILIKAWCYYESRILGAHHGLISTYALETLVLYIFHVFNNSFAGPLEVLYRFLEFFSKFDWDNFCVSLWGPVPISSLPDVTAEPPRKDGGELLLSKLFLKACGAVYAVSPGGPESQGQTFTSKHFNVIDPLRVNNNLGRSVSKGNFFRIRSAFAFGAKRLARLLDCPKEDIHFEVNQFFMNTWDRHGSGLRPDAPKNDLWRLRLPAPDVSHGSDHHNSNSNSKTSAREAQVDVAPGARTVPSQSGNSLLESSSRSSEVAAVSHSQSQKTYVNPNNTRTSDQPRREKSSSNYGSHAEKNLRISKPDNLVSDLQGRYPLARTRSSPALTETYGEVPFQGRRNRAQETGKGQTSSARLDNNRRKNVESDTLGSHGLRSSTDDPSSIRHISSRQNPGTTAADTNSVSNSYHDDSGMVGTGEEFASVLGAQHMHQEDQDFVNMIASSAGLGFNGQVHLPPNLASNHIPFPISPSVLASMEYAPQRNLGGMLPANIPLMDNPWGTNMHFPHYFPGIGLTSNTEDSVEPRNEHFGSLDMNAIEADRDFWHEPERSSPSGIDLDNGSFEMHQSDDKQQSTSASYNFAPSSLISGSASSLRVQQKFSKESRGSVREDHLDAFPYQESRGTEVSFDDRVAGSRSFPTVNTSSLRSKTSSESSWEGSPAKASKSTREKRNRKTASSTVPSAVYGKGKNVSEHSSNQGDDETKEWNPPSTISPEIIERSIGLQSASAVHVPRHQIPGFETAQTSGSESLLSMAPVLLGPGSRQRTTDSSGLVPFAFYPTGPPVPFVTMLPVYNFPSEAGTSEASTSQFSVEEGADNSDSGQNFDSSDGIDQSEVLSTNSMIRTASIEPLEHKTDILNSDFASHWQNLQYGRFCQNSRFNSPMVCPSPLMVPPVYLQGRIPWDGPGRPLLTNMNIFSQLVNYGPRLVPVAPLQSVSNRPAGVYQHYVDEIPRYRSGTGTYLPSPKVSIRDRHTSNTRKGNYSYDRNDHHGDREGNWHVNPKPRAAGRPSRGQAEKLSSRLDRLAANESRTDRTWGSHNRHDTFSSYQSQNGPNRQNSQSGSTMAYGMYPVNPGGVSSNGPNFPPVLMLYPYDQSAGFGNPAEQLEFGSLGPVGFSGVNELSHSNEGSRSSGGFEDQRFHGSSGQRSSPDQPSSPHFQRDI
- the LOC8282120 gene encoding uncharacterized protein LOC8282120 isoform X4: MGEHERVLPNGLLPNEAASVIRVLDSERWAKAEERTAELIDCIKPNEPSERRRNAVADYVERLITKCFPCRVFTFGSVPLKTYLPDGDIDLTAFSEGQSMKETWAHQVRDVLENEEKNENAEFRVKEVQYIQAEVKIIKCLVENIVVDISFDQLGGLCTLCFLEEVDHLINQDHLFKKSIILIKAWCYYESRILGAHHGLISTYALETLVLYIFHVFNNSFAGPLEVLYRFLEFFSKFDWDNFCVSLWGPVPISSLPDVTAEPPRKDGGELLLSKLFLKACGAVYAVSPGGPESQGQTFTSKHFNVIDPLRVNNNLGRSVSKGNFFRIRSAFAFGAKRLARLLDCPKEDIHFEVNQFFMNTWDRHGSGLRPDAPKNDLWRLRLPAPDVSHGSDHHNSNSNSKTSAREAQVDVAPGARTVPSQSGNSLLESSSRSSEVAAVSHSQSQKTYVNPNNTRTSDQPRREKSSSNYGSHAEKNLRISKPDNLVSDLQGRYPLARTRSSPALTETYGEVPFQGRRNRAQETGKGQTSSARLDNNRRKNVESDTLGSHGLRSSTDDPSSIRHISSRQNPGTTAADTNSVSNSYHDDSGMVGTGEEFASVLGAQHMHQEDQDFVNMIASSAGLGFNGQVHLPPNLASNHIPFPISPSVLASMEYAPQRNLGGMLPANIPLMDNPWGTNMHFPHYFPGIGLTSNTEDSVEPRNEHFGSLDMNAIEADRDFWHEPERSSPSGIDLDNGSFEMHQSDDKQQSTSASYNFAPSSLISGSASSLRVQQKFSKESRGSVREDHLDAFPYQESRGTEVSFDDRVAGSRSFPTVNTSSLRSKTSSESSWEGSPAKASKSTREKRNRKTASSTVPSAVYGKGKNVSEHSSNQGDDETKEWNPPSTISPEIIERSIGLQSASAVHVPRHQIPGFETAQTSGSESLLSMAPVLLGPGSRQRTTDSSGLVPFAFYPTGPPVPFVTMLPVYNFPSEAGTSEASTSQFSVEEGADNSDSGQNFDSSDGIDQSEVLSTNSMIRTASIEPLEHKTDILNSDFASHWQNLQYGRFCQNSRFNSPMVCPSPLMVPPVYLQGRIPWDGPGRPLLTNMNIFSQLVNYGPRLVPVAPLQSVSNRPAGVYQHYVDEIPRYRSGTGTYLPSPIGRLKELYSEGRRFPTSCISEPSTL
- the LOC8282120 gene encoding uncharacterized protein LOC8282120 isoform X1 produces the protein MGEHERVLPNGLLPNEAASVIRVLDSERWAKAEERTAELIDCIKPNEPSERRRNAVADYVERLITKCFPCRVFTFGSVPLKTYLPDGDIDLTAFSEGQSMKETWAHQVRDVLENEEKNENAEFRVKEVQYIQAEVKIIKCLVENIVVDISFDQLGGLCTLCFLEEVDHLINQDHLFKKSIILIKAWCYYESRILGAHHGLISTYALETLVLYIFHVFNNSFAGPLEVLYRFLEFFSKFDWDNFCVSLWGPVPISSLPDVTAEPPRKDGGELLLSKLFLKACGAVYAVSPGGPESQGQTFTSKHFNVIDPLRVNNNLGRSVSKGNFFRIRSAFAFGAKRLARLLDCPKEDIHFEVNQFFMNTWDRHGSGLRPDAPKNDLWRLRLPAPDVSHGSDHHNSNSNSKTSAREAQVDVAPGARTVPSQSGNSLLESSSRSSEVAAVSHSQSQKTYVNPNNTRTSDQPRREKSSSNYGSHAEKNLRISKPDNLVSDLQGRYPLARTRSSPALTETYGEVPFQGRRNRAQETGKGQTSSARLDNNRRKNVESDTLGSHGLRSSTDDPSSIRHISSRQNPGTTAADTNSVSNSYHDDSGMVGTGEEFASVLGAQHMHQEDQDFVNMIASSAGLGFNGQVHLPPNLASNHIPFPISPSVLASMEYAPQRNLGGMLPANIPLMDNPWGTNMHFPHYFPGIGLTSNTEDSVEPRNEHFGSLDMNAIEADRDFWHEPERSSPSGIDLDNGSFEMHQSDDKQQSTSASYNFAPSSLISGSASSLRVQQKFSKESRGSVREDHLDAFPYQESRGTEVSFDDRVAGSRSFPTVNTSSLRSKTSSESSWEGSPAKASKSTREKRNRKTASSTVPSAVYGKGKNVSEHSSNQGDDETKEWNPPSTISPEIIERSIGLQSASAVHVPRHQIPGFETAQTSGSESLLSMAPVLLGPGSRQRTTDSSGLVPFAFYPTGPPVPFVTMLPVYNFPSEAGTSEASTSQFSVEEGADNSDSGQNFDSSDGIDQSEVLSTNSMIRTASIEPLEHKTDILNSDFASHWQNLQYGRFCQNSRFNSPMVCPSPLMVPPVYLQGRIPWDGPGRPLLTNMNIFSQLVNYGPRLVPVAPLQSVSNRPAGVYQHYVDEIPRYRSGTGTYLPSPKVSIRDRHTSNTRKGNYSYDRNDHHGDREGNWHVNPKPRAAGRPSRGQAEKLSSRLDRLAANESRTDRTWGSHNRHDTFSSYQSQNGPNRQNSQSGSTMAYGMYPVNPGGVSSNGPNFPPVLMLYPYDQSAGFGNPAEQLEFGSLGPVGFSGVNELSHSNEGSRSSGGFEDQRFHGSSGQRSSPDQPSSPHFQRSAG